The Magnetococcales bacterium region ATCATCCCGGATACGGCCAAAGAAAAACCGATCCAGGGCCAAGTGCTGGCCGTGGGCAAGGGAGCCATCCAGGAGAACGGTTCCATCCGTCCCATGGATGTCCAGGTGGGTGACACGGTTCTGTTCGCCAAATACGCCGGCACCGAAGTCAAGCTGGATGGGGAAGAACTCCTCATCATGCGCGAAACCGACATCATGGGCATCATCGGCTGACCGTTTCCCGGTCTTTGATGATGGTGTGAATCCCCCAATATTTTCCGTATCCATACGAGAAGGTGAAGAGACATGGCGGCTAAAGAAGTCAAATTCGGCGAAAACGCCCGCGGCAGAATGCTGGCCGGCGTCAATGTGCTGGCGAACGCGGTCAAGGTGACCCTCGGCCCCAAAGGCCGCAACGTGGTTCTGGACAAATCCTGGGGCGCCCCCCGGGTCACCAAGGACGGCGTGAGCGTGGCCAAGGAGATCGAACTGGAAGACAAGTTCGAAAACATGGGCGC contains the following coding sequences:
- the groES gene encoding co-chaperone GroES; its protein translation is MLKSKLRPLHDRVVVKRTEEEKKTAGGIIIPDTAKEKPIQGQVLAVGKGAIQENGSIRPMDVQVGDTVLFAKYAGTEVKLDGEELLIMRETDIMGIIG